TACGGCTCCTACACGGTGGTCGTCTCCGCCGGCGGCTGCGCGGCGGCTCCCTCGGCTGCTCTCGTCGTAAGCTCCAGTGTCAAGCCCCTGGCCGGTACTTCGCTGTCCATCTTCCCCAACCCCACCAGCCAGAACACGGTGACGGTGGAGCTGAGCGGCTACACCAAGGCTACCGAGCTGAGCATCTTCAACAGCCTAGGGCAGCTGGTGTACACCACCACGGCCCAGGGCAGCGCTGGCACCCGCCAGGTAACCCTGGAGTTCAACCATCAGCCGGCCGGCGTGTATACGCTGCGCGCCAAGACGGACGGTGGCCTCGATGTTCGTCGTATCATCAAGGAATAAGCTCCTTGCTTACCATTTAGAAAAGCCCCGCGGCCGTGCCGCGGGGCTTTTTTTATGCGCTGGTCCGGACCGGCCTACTACTGGCTCCGCAACGGCCCCGATGAGCAATTACCGCCCCGACTTGCGTAGCTTTACCGTATGTCCGTCTTCCAGACTTACCTGCAGCTCGGGTTTTTTCATATTTTCAACCTGCAGGCCTACG
The sequence above is drawn from the Hymenobacter chitinivorans DSM 11115 genome and encodes:
- a CDS encoding T9SS type A sorting domain-containing protein, with amino-acid sequence YGSYTVVVSAGGCAAAPSAALVVSSSVKPLAGTSLSIFPNPTSQNTVTVELSGYTKATELSIFNSLGQLVYTTTAQGSAGTRQVTLEFNHQPAGVYTLRAKTDGGLDVRRIIKE